One window of the Sparus aurata chromosome 17, fSpaAur1.1, whole genome shotgun sequence genome contains the following:
- the lysmd1 gene encoding lysM and putative peptidoglycan-binding domain-containing protein 1 encodes MSGERAPLPAGSNGLLRGNRTRSYGSLVRSPLSPVRQRRIEHKIQPGETLQGLALKYGVSMEQIKRANRMYTNDSIFLKKSLSIPVMSDLDPCVNGMDLNLEDSAEDNAGSGSAQNGRTESSSEEKRDDGSDIVSDLTPEDFLKRLDGLISQSKQAAVKGCQDAERRVAALEAACLSRTSDWRPLTRSQSAISSSTMQQQAPHGAVPLTITKLTKKLRDREDEIFQL; translated from the exons ATGTCCGGGGAGCGAGCGCCTTTGCCAGCCGGGAGTAACGGCCTGCTCCGGGGGAACCGTACGAGGTCTTACGGCAGCCTGGTTCGGTCTCCGCTGTCTCCGGTTCGACAGAGACGCATTGAACACAAAATTCAGCCGGGAGAAACACTACAAGGCCTGGCCCTGAAATATGGAGTGTCT ATGGAGCAAATCAAAAGAGCGAACAGGATGTACACCAACGACTCCATATTCCTGAAGAAGTCCTTGTCCATCCCGGTGATGTCAGACTTGGACCCATGTGTGAACGGGATGGATTTGAATTTAGAGGACAGTGCAGAAGACAATGCTGGCAGTGGTTCGGCTCAGAATGGGCGCACAGAGAGCTCCTCTGAGGAGAAGCGAGATGATGGCAGTGACATCGTGTCAGACCTCACTCCGGAGGATTTTCTCAAAAGGTTGGATGGCTTGATAAGCCAGTCCAAGCAGGCTGCCGTCAAAGGATGCCAGGATGCGGAGCGAAG GGTTGCCGCCCTGGAAGCAGCTTGCCTCAGCAGGACGTCAGACTGGCGGCCGCTCACAAGGTCACAGAGTGCCATTTCATCTTCCACAATGCAGCAGCAGGCACCACATGGAGCAGTGCCCCTAACTATCACCAAACTCACTAAGAAACTGAGAGACAGGGAAGATGAGATCTTCCAGCTGTGA
- the tnfaip8l2b gene encoding tumor necrosis factor, alpha-induced protein 8-like protein 2 B gives MEFSSKDMALRAQKKILSKMATKASVQMFIDDTTSEILDELYQVSKGFSGNKSEAQKVIKDLIKIAVKIGLLFRNNRFSTEELGVATEFKKKLHMGAMTAISFYEVDFTFDKDVMEEILNSSRDLLLKLVNAHLTPKSHGRINHVFNHYSNPDLLAKLYDPSGPFRPNLTKICKGLNKLVDEGTI, from the exons ATGGAGTTCAGCTCAAAGGACATGGCCTTGAGGGCGCAGAAGAAGATCCTCAGCAAGATGGCCACCAAGGCCTCGGTCCAAATGTTCATTGACGACACCACCAGCGAGATCCTGGATGAACTGTACCAAGTCTCCAAAGGCTTCTCGGGCAATAAATCAGAGGCCCAGAAGGTGATCAAAGACCTGATCAAGATCGCCGTGAAGATTGGCCTGCTGTTCAGGAACAACCGTTTTAGCACAGAGGAGCTGGGAGTGGCCACAGAGTTCAAGAAGAAGCTGCACATGGGGGCCATGACGGCTATCAGCTTCTACGAG GTGGACTTCACCTTCGACAAGGACGTGATGGAGGAGATCCTGAATAGCAGCAGGGATCTGCTGCTGAAGCTGGTCAACGCCCACCTCACCCCCAAGTCCCACGGTCGCATCAACCACGTCTTCAACCATTACTCCAACCCGGACCTCCTTGCCAAACTGTACGACCCCAGTGGCCCCTTCAGACCCAACCTAACCAAGATCTGCAAAGGACTCAACAAACTGGTCGATGAGGGGACAATATGA